The nucleotide sequence GACCGTTGACCGCCGCCACCTCAACTCGCCCGGCCCACCGCTCGATACGGCCGGCCACTTCAGCCTCGGACAGCGCCACCGACGCCATACCACCCCGGCCCGCCAAATCACCCGCGATGACCTGACTGCGAACCGCCACAATCCGAGCAGCGTCCTCCAACGACAACGCACCCGCCACACACGCCGCCGCGATCTCACCCTGCGAATGACCCACCACCGCATCCGGCACCACACCCACCGACGCCCACACCGCAGCCAAACCCACCATCACCGCAAAACTCGCCGGCTGCACCACATCCACCCGCTCCAACACATCAACCGGAGCATCCCCCCGCAGCACATCCATGAGCGACCAGTCCACCCACCGCTCCAACGCCGCCGCACACTCCCCCACCCGCTCCGCAAACACCCCCGACGAATCCAGCAGCTCACGCCCCATCCCCACCCACTGCGAACCCTGCCCAGGAAACACCACAACCGTCCGACCAGCGACCACAGACGACGACAACCCGCCTGCGACCACACCAGGATGGGAGTCACCCCGCCCCAGCGCCTCCAGACCCGCCACCGCCTCACCCCGCGAACCAGCCACCACCACCGCACGCTCGGACAACACCGCCCGCTGAGCGACCAACGCCGCAGCCACAGCATCCAGCGGCGCAGTCTCCGCCGTCTCGGACGTCTCCGTCTTGAGGAACGAGGTGAGGCGTGCGGCCTGTCCTGCCAGGGATGCCGTGGAGGCCGCGGACACGACGAGCGGAACCACTCCCGGGGTCGATGCGGCCGGCGCGGCGGGCTGCTCCTGCGGGGCCTGTTCCAGGATCAGGTGGGCGTTCGTGCCGCTGATGCCGAAACTGGAGACACCGGCGCGGCGGGGCCTGCCCTCCTCCGGCCAAGCGCGGGCTTCGGTGAGCAGTTCGACCGCGCCCGCCGTCCAGTCGACCTGGGGCGTCGGCTCCGTCACATTGAGCGTGGGCGGCATGATGCCGTGTCGGAGCGCCTGCACCATCTTGATCACGGCGGAGACACCGGCCGCGGCCTGTGTGTGGCCTACGTTGGACTTGAGCGAGCCCAGCCGGAGCGGGCGCTCCGGGTCGCGGTCCCGGCCGTACGTGGCGAGCAGGGCCTGTGCCTCGATGGGGTCGCCGAGCTCGGTACCGGTGCCGTGCGCCTCCACGACGTCGATGTCGGCCGCGGCGAGGCCACCGTTGGCGAGCGCCTTGCGGATGACCCGCTGCTGCGACGGACCGTTCGGCGCCGTCAGACCGTTCGAGGCGCCGTCCTGGTTCACGGCCGAACCTCGGACGACCGCGAGCACCCGGTGGCCGCGCCTGCGGGCCTCCGAGAGGCGTTCCAGGACGACGATGCCGACGCCCTCGGACAGGATGGTGCCGTCGGCACCGGCCGAGAACGCCTTGACCCGGCCGTCGGCGGCGAGACCGCGCTGGCGCGACATGCCGCGCAGGCCGATCGGTGAGCCCATGACGGCGACACCGCCTGCCAGGGCGAGCGAGCACTCTCCCTGCCGCAGTGCCTGGGCAGCGAGGTGGATGGCGACGAGGGACGAGGAGCAGGCCGTGTCGACGGTCACCGCGGGGCCCTCGAAGCCGAACACGTAGGACACCCTGCCGGAGGCCACGCTGCCGGCGGTGGCCGTCGTGACGAAGCCTTCGAGTTCGTCGGGCATGCTGCTGAGGGACTCGACGTAGTCGTGGATGGACACGCCCGAGAAGACACCGATGTTTTCCCCGCGTGCGGAGCGGGGGTCGATGCCGGATCGCTCCAGGGCCTCCCACGAGGTTTCGAGAAGGAGCCGCTGCTGGGGGTCCATCGCCAGCGCCTCGCGCGGCGAGATGCCGAAGAAGCCGGCGTCGAACTGGGCGGCGCTGTGCAGGAATCCGCCCTTGTGGACGTAGGCCGTGCCGGGCTTGTCGGGGTCGGCGTCGAACAGGCCGTCGAGGTCCCAGCCGCGGTCGTCCGGAAGGGCCACCATGCCGTCGCGGCCCTCGGCCACGAGACGCCAGAGGCCGTCGGGGTCCTCGACGCCGCCGGGGAGGCGGCAGGCCATGCCGACGATGGCGATGGGCTCGTCGGGCTCGGCGGCGGGGACGGTGGGGGTGGCGGCGGCGGTGGCACCGGCTGTGTCGTCGTCGAGTTCCTCGCGCAGGTAGCGGGCGAGTGCCACCGGCGTGGGGTAGTCGAAGATGAGGGTGGCGGGGAGCTTGACGCCGGTGGTGGCGCTGAGCCGGTTGCGGAGTTCGACCGCGGTGAGCGAGTCGAAGCCGATCTCGCTGAACCCTCGGGTGCCCTGGGCGAGTTCGGCGGCGTTGAAGCCGAGGACCGCGGTGGCTTCGGCCTGCACGATGCCGAGGAGGACGGCTTCCTGTTCGGCCTCGGGCAGTCCGGTGAGGCGCCGGAGCAGGTCACTGCCGTCGCCTGCGGCGGCGCGTGCGAGGCGGCGGCCACCGCTCACCAGGCCGCGCAGCAGGTGCGGGACGGTGCCCCCGGAGGCCGCGGCGGCACGCAAGGACCGCAGGTCGAGCTTGATCGGTACGAGCAGGGTGTGTCCGCCTCGCAGGCCGGTGTCGAGCAGGGCGAGGGCCTCGGCGGGCGGGAGGGGCAGGACACCGCCGCGGCTCATGCGCGCCTGGTCGATCTCGCTGAGGCGGGCGGTCAGGCCGGTGCTCTGCTCCCACAGACCCCAGGCCATCGAGACACCAGGCAGGCCCGCCGCCCGCCGATGGGCCATGAGCGCGTCCAGGTAGGAGTTGGCAGCGGCGTAACTGCCCTGACCGGCGGAGCCGAGCAAGGCTGCGGCGGAGGAGAAGACGATGAACGAGGCCAACTGCGGGGCGAGCTCACGGGTCAGCTCGTCCAGGTGGCGGACGGCGGTGACCTTCGGGGCGAAGACGCCTTCGATCCGTTCCGGCGTCAGCGCGCCGATCACCCCGTCGTCCAAGACCCCGGCGAGATGGACGACACCGGTCAGCGGATGCTCGACAGGCACCGCCGCCAGAACGGCCGCTACCGCGTCCCGATCGGCGACATCACACGCGCAGACCGTCACCACCGCACCCGACTCACCCAGCTCGGCAACCAGTTCAGCCGAGCCCTCCGCATCGGAACCACGCCGACTGACCAGCAGCAGACGCCGCACACCGTGCCCGGCCACCAGGTGCCGGGCGACCATGGCACCCAGGGAACCCGTCCCGCCCGTGACCAGGACGGTGCCCCCGGGGGCGAAGGCGTACGCACTCTCGGTCCTGGTCCTGGTCTCGGCGCCAGCGTCGGCGTCGGCAGCTCGCTCGGTCTCGACGGCGGCCGCGCGTACCAGACGCGGGGCGGACAGGGCCGTGCCGCGGACGGCGACCAGCGGCTCCCCGGTGGCCAGCACGGGCCCGAGGACCGGACCCGCTCCGGCGGACCCGGCGGGGTCGAGGTCGACGAGCACGATGCGATCGGGGTTCTCGGCCTGGGCGGCGCGGATCAGGCCCCAGACCGCGGCACCGGCCGGGTCCGTGACGTCGGCGTCACCGCCCGCGGGCACCGCGCCCCGGGTCACGACGACGAGAGGTACGGCGTCCAGGGCGGGTGCGGCGGCCAGCCATGCCTGGACCACGGCCACGACGCGGGTGGTGAGGCCGAGCGGATCCTCGCCGTCGCCGGTCGTCGCCGTGAGGACGGCGACCGGCGGCAGGGTCTCGCGGGCGGCGAGCGCCGTCACGTCGTCGACGCCGGCGAGAGACGCCCAGGAGGCGGGGGCGGCGGCGCCCTCGGGGGCGGGCAGGAGGGTCCACTCCACGCGGAACAGCGAGTCGCGGCTGTCCCGGCCGGCCGCGCCGGAGCCGAGCTGCTCGGCGGCGACCGGCAGGGACACCAGTGAGTCCATGGTCAGGACGAGGCCACCGGTCTCGTCGGCGGCCTGGAACGAGAGCGCGTCCGGGCCGCTCGGGGCGACTCGTACGCGCAGGGCGGAGGCGCCCTGGGCGTGCAGGACGAGACCGTTCCAGGCGAAGGGCAGCACTCTGCGGTCGTCGTCGGGGTTCGCGAAGGCGTTGGTGTGCAGAGCGGCGTCGAGCAGGGCCGGGTGGATGCCGAACCGGTCGGCGTTCTCGCGCTGCTCGGGCGGCAGGACGGCCTCGGCGAACAGTTCGTCGCCGCGCCGCCACACACCGCGCAGGCCCTGGAACGCCGGACCGTAGGCGTATCCGCGGGCGGCCAGATCCGAGTAGAAGCCGTCGACGGCGACGGGCTGCGCGCCGGCCGGGGGCCAGACGGCGAAGTCGCCGGCGGGCGTCGTGGCGTCGGCCCGGGCGGCTTGGGAGAGCAGGCCGGTGGCATGCCGGGTCCACTCTCCCTGTCCCGCCCCGTCGGAGGTCTCCTCGCGGAGGGAGTAGACATCCACGGTGCGCGAGCCGTTGGGGCCGGCGCCGCTGACGGCGACCTGGATCCGGACGCCGCCCTGCTCGGGCAGCACGAGCGGTGACTCGATGACGAGTTCGTCCAGGACGCCGCAGCCGAACTCGTCGCCGGCCCGGACCGCCAGATCGACGTAGATGGTCCCGGGTACGACGACCGCGCCTGCGATGGCGTGGTCCGCGAGCCACGGGTGGGTGCGCAGCGAGAGCCGGGAGGTGAGGACCAGACCGTCGGACTGCGGCAGCGGGACCACCGCGCCGAGCAGCGGGTGGTCGGTGCCGGTCAGGCCGAGCGAGGCCGCGTCGTCGGCGGTGCCGGTCAGCTGGATCCAGTAGTGCCGGTGGTCGAAGGCGTAGGTGGGGAGGTCGACGCGGTGGGCGTCGGTTCCGGCCGCGAGGACGCCGTTCCAGTCGACGTGGACGCCTCGGACGAAGAGCTCCGCCATCGAGGTGAACAGGCGGCGCGGGCCGCCGTCCTCACGGCGCAGGGAGCCGGTCACGACGGCGTCGGCCTCGGCGCGGACCACGATCTCGCTGATCGGCTGGACCAGGACGGGGTGGGCGCTGGACTCCACGAACACGGTGTGGCCACCGGCCAGGAGGTCGGCGATCGCGGGACCGAAGCGGACCTGGCGGCGCAGGTTGCGGTACCAGTAGCCGCCGTCGAGGACACCCGCCTCGCTGATCCACTCGCCGGTCACGGTGGAGAGGAACGGCACGGCGGGAGCCTGGCTGCGGATGTCGGCGAAGGCCTCGCTCAGGGTCTCCTGGACGGCTTCGACATGCCGGGTGTGCGAGGCGTAGTCGACCGCGATGCGGCGCACGCGTACGCCTTGGTCCTCCAGCACGTCGACGGCCTCGTCGAGGGCTTCGGCGTCGCCGGCGATCACCACGGACACCGGGCCGTTGACCGCCGCGACCTCGATCCGGCCGGCCCACCGCTCCAGCCGCTCGACGGCCTCTTCCTCGGACAGCGCCACCGACGCCATACCGCCACGGCCCGCCAGACTCGCGGCGATGACCTGACTGCGTACGGCCACGATGCGAGCAGCGTTCTCCAGGGACAGCGCGCCCGACACGCACGCGGCGGCGATCTCACCCTGCGAGTGACCGACCACGGCGTCCGGCACCACACCGACCGACGACCAGACGGCGGCCAGGCCGATCATCACAGCGAAGCTCGCAGGCTGTAGCACGTCCACGCGCTTCAGGAGTTCGGCCGGAGCATCCCCTCGCAGCACGTCCACCAGCGACCAGTCGACCCACCGCTCGAGCGCC is from Streptomyces asoensis and encodes:
- a CDS encoding SDR family NAD(P)-dependent oxidoreductase — its product is MVNALRASLKENTRLQQENQRLSESSAEPIAIVSMACRYAGGIRTPEDLWRVVTDGTDVYTTFPEDRGWDLEGLYHPDPDNPGTTYVREGAFLHDAGQFDAAFFGISPREALAMDPQQRQLLEVSWEALERAGIDPHSVRGADIGVFAGMVHQDYAPDLSGLEGFLSLERALGTAGGVASGRVAYTLGLEGPAVTVDTMCSSSMVAIHLAAQALRRGECSMALAGGATVMATPGGFVGFARQRGLAFDGRCKSYAACADGSSWAEGAGVILLERLSEARRNGHRVLAVIRGSALNQDGASNGLTAPNGPAQQRVIRKALESADLTTADIDMVEGHGTGTVLGDPIEAQALIATYGQDRSEDRPLWLGSVKSVIGHTQAASGVAAVINMVQALRHGVMPATRHVDAPTSQVDWTAGSVELLTEARPWPEVGRPRRAGASSFGASGTNAHLILEQAPEEPAAETAAGPSPAPAVDGVVPLVLSAATAASLTGQAERLLSFVETAGVAGTAALADVATALATGRATLAERAVVVADSPEEALAGLGALARGEAARAVAVGSASTPGGAGKVVLVFPGQGSQWTGMGRELLDSSPVFAERIAECAAALERWVDWSLVDVLRGDAPAELLKRVDVLQPASFAVMIGLAAVWSSVGVVPDAVVGHSQGEIAAACVSGALSLENAARIVAVRSQVIAASLAGRGGMASVALSEEEAVERLERWAGRIEVAAVNGPVSVVIAGDAEALDEAVDVLEDQGVRVRRIAVDYASHTRHVEAVQETLSEAFADIRSQAPAVPFLSTVTGEWISEAGVLDGGYWYRNLRRQVRFGPAIADLLAGGHTVFVESSAHPVLVQPISEIVVRAEADAVVTGSLRREDGGPRRLFTSMAELFVRGVHVDWNGVLAAGTDAHRVDLPTYAFDHRHYWIQLTGTADDAASLGLTGTDHPLLGAVVPLPQSDGLVLTSRLSLRTHPWLADHAIAGAVVVPGTIYVDLAVRAGDEFGCGVLDELVIESPLVLPEQGGVRIQVAVSGAGPNGSRTVDVYSLREETSDGAGQGEWTRHATGLLSQAARADATTPAGDFAVWPPAGAQPVAVDGFYSDLAARGYAYGPAFQGLRGVWRRGDELFAEAVLPPEQRENADRFGIHPALLDAALHTNAFANPDDDRRVLPFAWNGLVLHAQGASALRVRVAPSGPDALSFQAADETGGLVLTMDSLVSLPVAAEQLGSGAAGRDSRDSLFRVEWTLLPAPEGAAAPASWASLAGVDDVTALAARETLPPVAVLTATTGDGEDPLGLTTRVVAVVQAWLAAAPALDAVPLVVVTRGAVPAGGDADVTDPAGAAVWGLIRAAQAENPDRIVLVDLDPAGSAGAGPVLGPVLATGEPLVAVRGTALSAPRLVRAAAVETERAADADAGAETRTRTESAYAFAPGGTVLVTGGTGSLGAMVARHLVAGHGVRRLLLVSRRGSDAEGSAELVAELGESGAVVTVCACDVADRDAVAAVLAAVPVEHPLTGVVHLAGVLDDGVIGALTPERIEGVFAPKVTAVRHLDELTRELAPQLASFIVFSSAAALLGSAGQGSYAAANSYLDALMAHRRAAGLPGVSMAWGLWEQSTGLTARLSEIDQARMSRGGVLPLPPAEALALLDTGLRGGHTLLVPIKLDLRSLRAAAASGGTVPHLLRGLVSGGRRLARAAAGDGSDLLRRLTGLPEAEQEAVLLGIVQAEATAVLGFNAAELAQGTRGFSEIGFDSLTAVELRNRLSATTGVKLPATLIFDYPTPVALARYLREELDDDTAGATAAATPTVPAAEPDEPIAIVGMACRLPGGVEDPDGLWRLVAEGRDGMVALPDDRGWDLDGLFDADPDKPGTAYVHKGGFLHSAAQFDAGFFGISPREALAMDPQQRLLLETSWEALERSGIDPRSARGENIGVFSGVSIHDYVESLSSMPDELEGFVTTATAGSVASGRVSYVFGFEGPAVTVDTACSSSLVAIHLAAQALRQGECSLALAGGVAVMGSPIGLRGMSRQRGLAADGRVKAFSAGADGTILSEGVGIVVLERLSEARRRGHRVLAVVRGSAVNQDGASNGLTAPNGPSQQRVIRKALANGGLAAADIDVVEAHGTGTELGDPIEAQALLATYGRDRDPERPLRLGSLKSNVGHTQAAAGVSAVIKMVQALRHGIMPPTLNVTEPTPQVDWTAGAVELLTEARAWPEEGRPRRAGVSSFGISGTNAHLILEQAPQEQPAAPAASTPGVVPLVVSAASTASLAGQAARLTSFLKTETSETAETAPLDAVAAALVAQRAVLSERAVVVAGSRGEAVAGLEALGRGDSHPGVVAGGLSSSVVAGRTVVVFPGQGSQWVGMGRELLDSSGVFAERVGECAAALERWVDWSLMDVLRGDAPVDVLERVDVVQPASFAVMVGLAAVWASVGVVPDAVVGHSQGEIAAACVAGALSLEDAARIVAVRSQVIAGDLAGRGGMASVALSEAEVAGRIERWAGRVEVAAVNGPTSVVIAGDAEALDEALEVLGADGVRVRRVAVDYASHTRHVEAIEDVLSTAFADIRAQAPLIPFYSTVTGGWVRESNVLDGGYWYRNLRSQVRFGPAVADLLAGGHTVFVEASAHPVLVQPVNEIVDEADDTVRSRVVVGGTLRRDEGGLHRLFTSMAELFVRGVPVDWAAMLPADAAHVELPTYAFDHEHYWLRSAPVVDAVALGQAGADHPLLGAVVAVPETGGVLCTSRLSLRAHPWLADHAVSGVVLVPGTGLVELVVRAGDEVGCGVVEELVIEAPLVVPESGGVRVQVAVGGLDESGARAVTVYSASEDTAGDHDSGVWTRHAAGRLRPALAGDARLVGFDVSVWPPVGAERVPLDVGGLYEEMRGRGYAFGPAFRGLRAVWRRGEEVFAEVVLPEEQRETAVRFGIHPALFDAAMHARQLVRPDEAVAGSGGSRTVLPFSWNDVALHAVGASALRVRLVSPGPDVLSLQAADETGEPVLTMDSLVFREVSANRLGAAAGAGGGDGSLFRVEWAELPVPAMSSDRVASWVALAGAEEVAAAAVDAPDVVVLEAYGDGTGGGDEVLALTVRVLGVVQAWLVAPAFENGKLVVITRGAMPAGGDADVTDPAGAAVWGLIRAAQSENPDRIILLDTAAGSGLDVGGVDMGSVLAAALATGEPQIAMRGAALSTPRLVRYTTGAAVPDVPAVFDSEGTVLVTGGTGSLGAMVARHLVAGHGVRRLLLVSRRGSDAEGAAELVAELGESGAVVTVCACDVADRDAVAAVLAAVPVEHPLTGVVHLAGVLDDGVIGALTPERIEGVFAPKVTAVRHLDELTRELAPQLASFIVFSSAAALLGSAGQGSYAAANSYLDALMAHRRAAGLPGVSMAWGLWEQSTGLTARLSEIDQARMSRGGILPLTPAEGMALFDAALRGSAALVVPIKLDLRRLRADAAAGRGLPELLAGLVQGGRRQVRAGGRQVGVGESGGGLAARLAGLSAQEQEALLLDFVRGHVAVVLGHAGMAKVGAETAFKDSGFDSLTSVELRNRLRGATGLKLAATVVFDYPNPLSLARHLHRELGTTTQPVVATHPLLAELSRLDAALATTPADDSVRAQVTARLQGLLASWSLANGTPPAEEELDFDAASDDELFDLIDTEFGN